One genomic segment of Flexistipes sp. includes these proteins:
- the mutS gene encoding DNA mismatch repair protein MutS — protein MKKTGTLTPMMAQYYEIKEKYPDHLLFFRMGDFYEMFGEDANVASRILSIALTSRNKKEENPVPMCGIPYHAYKSYLNKLLEAGKKVAICEQLEDPSTAKGIVKRGVTRVISPGTVIDEDSLESHDFNILMSAYKSGEHYHICAVDTSTGDTFLQQQKYLEDSLAKWNPKEIISNIDLEIKNTGFYKISRNQHIKAVEDKVTGHFGVRTPKSLGIYDKELLYPLSYILNYLEDSFLEVSLKKPVFLTAENEVYLDAVAVNTLEVVNTSSDSENPSLYNILNRCNTAMGMRLLKKWLLSPSRNLGEIYRRQSIVEFFTQNSIYRNSIKDKLKQVYDIERIASRIVAERSGPRDLIWLKNSISNLPGILNVLEEIRHPNIDDLKEGFDTLGDIYSLIENAITDEPPLNITEGGIIKSSFNNDIAHLREIKDNSRKMLARIEAQEKEKTGIPTLKVRYNKVFGYYIEISKTHSSKAPEHYRRKQTLVNAERFITDELKKLEDEILNAEDKLAKLEYDIFKSIRKDVRKEKDRIREVAGKVAELDVLLNFAEIADKYSYCRPEVGDFEEIRIIDGRHPVVENRMSEPFIPNDAFLDNSENNLLIITGPNMSGKSTYIRMVAINTLLAHTGSFIPAASAKISLVDRIFTRVGAKDNLAKGESTFMVEMVETANILNNATASSLIVLDEIGRGTSTFDGVSIAWAVAEYILNKIKAKTLFATHYHELTDIPKINSGSRNYTVEVKEWKNEVIFLRNIIEGSADRSYGVYVAKIAGLPGEVISRSNEIMATLEKNEYGIDGLPKLAKKNRKSPRTEKVVEPFLVFEEHPAVSELKSVNINDITPLEALNLLNKLKETVKDE, from the coding sequence ATGAAAAAAACCGGCACACTTACGCCGATGATGGCGCAGTATTATGAAATCAAAGAGAAATATCCTGACCATCTTCTTTTTTTCCGTATGGGTGACTTTTATGAAATGTTCGGTGAGGATGCCAATGTAGCCTCACGCATACTCTCAATTGCACTGACAAGCCGTAACAAGAAAGAGGAAAATCCCGTGCCAATGTGCGGCATTCCGTATCATGCATACAAAAGCTATTTAAACAAACTGCTGGAAGCAGGGAAAAAAGTTGCAATTTGCGAACAGCTTGAAGATCCATCAACAGCCAAAGGTATAGTAAAACGAGGTGTGACAAGGGTTATTTCCCCCGGGACAGTAATAGATGAAGATTCCCTTGAATCTCACGACTTTAATATTCTTATGTCAGCATACAAGTCCGGAGAACATTATCATATTTGTGCAGTGGATACATCCACAGGGGATACTTTTCTCCAGCAGCAGAAATATCTTGAAGATTCACTCGCCAAATGGAATCCGAAAGAAATTATATCAAATATTGATTTGGAAATAAAAAATACCGGCTTTTATAAAATCAGCAGGAATCAACATATTAAAGCCGTAGAAGATAAGGTTACCGGGCACTTTGGAGTCAGAACACCGAAATCACTGGGGATATATGATAAAGAACTCCTTTACCCTCTTTCTTACATACTTAACTATCTTGAAGACAGTTTTCTGGAAGTTTCACTAAAAAAACCGGTTTTTTTAACGGCTGAGAATGAAGTATACCTTGATGCTGTAGCTGTCAACACGCTTGAAGTTGTGAACACAAGCTCAGACTCTGAAAATCCGAGTCTTTATAATATCCTAAACAGATGCAACACTGCAATGGGAATGCGTCTGCTGAAAAAATGGCTGCTGTCACCGAGCAGAAATCTCGGGGAAATATACAGAAGGCAGAGCATAGTTGAATTTTTCACTCAAAACAGTATATACCGGAACAGCATTAAAGATAAACTCAAACAAGTGTACGATATCGAAAGAATCGCATCCAGAATTGTTGCAGAAAGAAGCGGTCCCAGAGATCTCATATGGCTTAAAAATTCCATTTCCAATCTGCCCGGCATCCTGAATGTTCTTGAAGAAATAAGGCATCCGAACATTGACGATTTAAAAGAAGGCTTCGACACACTTGGAGATATTTATTCCCTCATTGAAAATGCCATAACAGATGAACCGCCTTTAAATATAACGGAAGGTGGAATTATAAAAAGCAGCTTCAACAATGATATTGCCCATCTCAGAGAAATAAAAGACAACAGCAGAAAAATGCTCGCCCGAATTGAAGCTCAGGAAAAGGAAAAGACCGGAATTCCAACACTTAAGGTAAGGTACAATAAAGTCTTCGGTTATTACATCGAAATAAGCAAAACCCATTCCTCCAAAGCTCCGGAACATTACAGAAGAAAGCAAACACTGGTGAATGCAGAGCGTTTTATAACGGATGAATTGAAAAAACTGGAAGATGAAATCCTGAATGCTGAAGATAAATTGGCAAAACTTGAATATGATATTTTTAAAAGTATCAGAAAAGATGTACGCAAAGAAAAAGACAGGATAAGAGAAGTTGCGGGCAAAGTGGCTGAACTGGATGTCCTGCTTAACTTTGCTGAAATAGCTGATAAATACAGCTACTGCAGGCCTGAAGTTGGAGATTTTGAAGAAATCAGAATAATTGACGGAAGGCACCCTGTGGTGGAAAACCGCATGAGTGAGCCTTTTATCCCCAATGACGCTTTTCTGGATAACAGTGAAAACAATTTGCTCATTATAACCGGCCCAAACATGTCGGGTAAAAGTACGTACATAAGAATGGTTGCAATAAACACCCTGCTTGCCCATACGGGCTCATTTATCCCTGCAGCAAGTGCCAAAATCTCTCTGGTGGACAGAATATTTACACGGGTGGGAGCAAAGGACAACCTGGCAAAAGGGGAATCCACCTTTATGGTGGAAATGGTGGAAACGGCAAATATTCTAAACAATGCCACTGCCAGTTCACTTATTGTACTTGATGAAATCGGCAGAGGTACATCCACTTTTGACGGTGTTTCCATAGCCTGGGCGGTAGCGGAATATATACTTAACAAAATCAAAGCCAAAACCCTCTTTGCAACACATTATCACGAACTCACCGATATCCCGAAAATCAACAGCGGAAGCAGAAACTACACCGTGGAAGTTAAAGAGTGGAAAAACGAAGTAATTTTTTTAAGAAACATTATTGAAGGAAGTGCCGACAGAAGCTACGGTGTTTATGTAGCCAAAATTGCAGGTCTGCCCGGCGAGGTTATCTCCCGAAGTAATGAAATAATGGCCACCCTTGAGAAAAATGAATACGGTATTGACGGACTGCCGAAGCTGGCTAAAAAGAATCGCAAATCACCACGCACAGAAAAGGTTGTGGAGCCTTTCCTTGTTTTTGAAGAACATCCGGCTGTATCAGAGCTGAAATCGGTAAATATAAACGACATTACGCCGCTGGAAGCATTAAATTTACTGAATAAATTGAAGGAAACGGTAAAAGATGAATAA